Genomic segment of Paenibacillus sp. FSL R5-0912:
TTATAGCCGACGGGATGGGTGGACATTTGGCTGGCGATACCGCGAGCAGAATTGCGCTGGAGACGGTCAGGAACATTCTGGACCAGCTTCAGCCTGATCTTCCGGAGGCAGAGCTGAAGGAGGCACTGTCAGCCGCCATATTGGAAGCCAATCACACGGTCCACAAAGAGGCTCAAAGCGATGAGAAATACCACAACATGGGGACTACCATCGTAGCTGCTCTACTGAAAGGGTCAGCGGGATACATCGGCCATATCGGAGACAGCAGGGCATATCTCATTCAGGACGGTGCTGCAATACAACTAACCGAGGACCATACGCTGGTCAATGAGCTGTTCAAGAACGGCCAGATCAGCCTGGAGGAGCTGGGCAGCCATCCGCGCCGTAATGTGCTGACCCGGGCTCTGGGGACGGATGCCGTGGTGTCTGCAGATCTGGCTTCTGTTATGCTTGCGCCTCAGGAGCTTCTGCTGCTGTGCAGCGACGGACTCAGCAATTTCGTCAGCCCCGAGCATATGGCCAAGGTAGCCGGAATTCATGAGATTTCTCTGGAAGAAAGAGCGGATCGATTACTTCAGCTGGCATTGCTTGCCGGCGGCAACGATAATATCAGCGTTGCTATGTTAGAACACCAAGGAGAGGCCGCAGTGCCCGAGACAAAGGAGTGGGATAGATGATCGGTCACGAATTGGGCGGCCGCTACCAAGTCATCGAACGGATCGGTGGAGGTGGCATGGCGCTCGTCTACAGAGCCCATGACATTCTGCTCAACCGGAATGTTGCTATCAAAGTATTGCGCAACCAGTTTGTGCATGATGAGGAATTCATCCGCCGGTTCCGGCGGGAGGCGCAATCAGCTGCATCGTTATCTCATCCAAATGTAGTCAGCATTTACGATGTCGGCCAGGAAGATGAAGTCCATTATATTGTTATGGAATATATTGAAGGCAAGAATCTTAACGAAATCATTAAAGAGCGGGCTCCGCTGCAGGTTGACGAGTCCGTGCGGATTGCATCACAAATTTGTGATGCGCTTGATCATGCGCATCTGAATCAGATTATTCACCGCGATATTAAACCTCATAATATTCTGATCGGCCGTAATGGCCGGGTTAAAGTAACGGATTTCGGGATTGCCCGGGCGGTTACGTCCACTACCATAACCCAGACGGGTTCCGTGGTCGGTTCCGTGCATTATTTCTCGCCTGAGCATGCCAAAGGCGTGACCACAGGAGAGAAGAGCGACCTCTATTCTCTGGGAATCGTGCTCTATCAGATGCTTACCGGGGTGCTGCCTTTTCTGGGGGAAAGCCCGATTAGTGTAGCGCTGAAGCATCTGCAGGAGGAATTTGAGGAGCCGCGCCTGCTGAATCCGCTGATTCCGCAAAGCGTGGAGAATGTAATCCTGAGATCCATGCGCAAGAATCCGGAAGAAAGGTATCAGTCCGCCAAGCAAATGCTGCAGGATCTGGAGACCTGTCTGCTGCCAGAACGGCGGAGCGAGTCCAAGGTCTTATTCGATGACGAAGAGGACGAGGACAGAACGCGGGTAATTCCTGCAATCAAACCGCTCCAGCGGGGGCTGGGCAGCCGTGGCGGCGGTGGAGAGGAACGTGTCCGCAGTATGGAGGATGCTCCGCCTCCTCCACCCGGCAAGCGCAAATCGGGCCGCGCGGCGCTGTGGATCAGTCTTACCCTTATCCTGCTGATCGCCATGGGCGGGGTCGTCTGGTATGTCAACTCCAAATTGTCCGTGGATGAAGTGGCGGTGCCGGTTGTTACCGGTATTTCATTTGAGCAAGCCAAAGCTGCCCTAGAAGAGGTGGGCTTGTTCGCAGAGGAGCCGCCCGTGCAGGCGTACAACCCGAATTTTGCAGAGAATATCGTCTGGAAACAGAGCAAGACTGACACGATGGTCAAGGAAGGAACGCATATTATCCTTACGGTAAGTACCGCCAAGGTTCTGCCTAAGCTTAAGGATGTTTCTAATATGAGCTATGACGATGCAGTTAAGGAACTAATTGCACTGGGAATTGCACAGGATAGAATCAGCAGTCCGGACGAACGTTTCAGTGAAGAATTTGACAAGGGCAAAGTAATCAGCTCTGAGCCTGCGGCAAATAGTGAGTATGATCCTGAGACTGTAACGGTTAAGCTAATCGTGAGCAAGGGCGAAGAGAGCACGAATATGCCGGGCCTCCTTGGAATGACGGAGAAGGAAGCCAGAGCAGCGATTGAGAAAGCCGGCCTTGTGCTGGATGAGATTAAGGAAGAGCCAAGCTTCACTTATGAGAAGGGCGAAGTCACGAAGCAGTGGGCATATGAGGAAGGGGATCAGGTTCCCCCTGGAGAGAAAATAACCATTTACCTCAGTTCAGGTTATCCTCCGGAAGCACTGGAATATACCTTTAACGTACCGGTTGCACCTGCAGTGGACGGACAGAAGAGCAAAATCCGTATTGTCTTTGCAGATGCGCGTAATAATGGCGAGAACCAGGAGTGGGGTACACGCACGATTGGCAAAAGTCAGACCTTATCCGTGAACATGGTGCTTGCTCCCAACAAGGACGGAATGGTGTCTGTATACCGGGACGGGGAATTCCTCGAGACTTATCCTATAACTTACGTGGATGTCAAGAATAATAATGTGCAGACGCCTGAACCGCCTCCGGTTCAGACTCAGGCACCTGAGCCGACCGTTACACCTACTGAGGCTCCGGTTGAGCCGACGATCGAACCTGAGATTCTGCCGCCGGGCACCGGAGAGGGCAACGAGACAGGTACAGGTGATCAGACGGGCTTCGTACCAGGTAAAGACAACAATAATAAACTGCTTGCCGCTTCCCCTGGAAATGGCAAGGGCAAGGGCAAAAATAAATAAAAAGAGATAAGCTTCAGCGGGGCGGTGGCAACACCATTACAGCTGGAGCGGCGAAATGACCCGGGGGATCCAATCTTGGGTCATTTGCGCAAAATCAGGAGAGGAAGGCTTAATATGTATGCCTGAAGGAATCATTATCAAAGCGCTGAGCGGATATTACTATGTGAAGCCGCTTAAGGATGGACTCATCGCAACGGAGGAACAGGCTGTACAATGCCGGGGACGCGGAATACTGAAGAAAAGAGGAATAGCCCCTCTGGTAGGTGACCGGATTATCTATATGCTGACCGAGAACGGGGAGGGGATGGTGGATGAACTGCTCCCCCGTGACTCTGAACTGATCCGTCCGCAGGTAGCGAACGTGAAGCTGGCCGTACTGCTGTTCTCTGTACGGGAACCGGATATGAACCTCAACCTGCTGGACAAATTTCTCGTTCACATCGAGCATTCAGGACTGGACACGCTGATTGTATTGACCAAGCAGGATCTGGCGGATGATGAGGGCCAGGCTACAGAAGCAGTCAAAGCTCTCTATGAACAAATTGGCTATGAAGTAATGGTTACGAGCTCACTAAACGGATCAGGTGCTGATGAGCTGCGGAAGCGATTGGGCGGAATCATCAGCGTATTCTCAGGCCAGTCCGGCGTAGGAAAGTCAACCCTGCTGAACCGCCTCGTACCTGGCCTTGAGCTGGAGACAGGTGAAATCAGTATGCGGCTTGGCCGCGGGCGTCATACGACGCGTCACGTTGAATTGATGGATATCGGGAATGGCGGTTTCGTGGCCGATACACCAGGTTTCAGCCAGCTGGACTTTCTGGAGCTGGGTGTGGATGAATTGTCCGAATGCTTCCGTGAGTTCGCTTCCTATGCGGAGAATTGCAAATTCCGCGGCTGCAGCCATCTTCACGAACCGGGCTGCAAGGTGATAGAAGCATTGCAGGCTGGAGAGATTGCGGATAGCCGCTATGAGCATTACAAGCTGTTCTACAACGAAATGAAAGATAAAAAGCGGAGGTACTAAACACATGGTTATTATTGCTCCTTCCATATTGTCGGCAGATTTTGCCGCACTTGGCGCAGAAGTCAAGGAAGCCGAAGCCAGCGGTGCAGACTGGATTCATGTAGATGTGATGGACGGTCATTTTGTGCCGAATATAACCCTGGGTCCTGCCATAGTGGCAGCGGTCAAGGCTCATACTTCCTTGCCGCTGGATGTTCATCTGATGATCGAGAATCCGGAACGGTATATTGCTGATTTTGCCGCCGCAGGGGCGGCTGTAATTACCGTCCATGCCGAAGCTTGTGTACACCTGGACCGGGTGGTTCATCAGATCAAGGAGCTCGGCCTGATGGCCGGTGTGGCGATTAATCCGGGTACTCCAGCAGCGGCTGTGCGTGAGGTTCTCGAGGATGTTGATCTGGTGCTGGTCATGACAGTGAATCCGGGATTTGGCGGACAAGCCTTCATTCCGCGTACGCTGCATAAGATTACACAGCTAAGAGAATGGGCCGGTGAGATGAATCACAAGGGGCTGCGCATTGAGGTGGACGGAGGAATTGCCGAGGCTACAGCGCCACTCGTGGCTCAAGCAGGGGCAGATGTATTAGTAGCGGGCAATGCGGTCTTCGGACGCAGTGACCGTGCAGGTGCAATCCGGGCGATCCGCGAGGCGGCGGATGGTGCTGTCCTTTAATCCGGAGTGCTTAGGTATAGGCCAAGTTATACCCGCATAAATATGGTTACATGAGCAGAAATCTCATGTAGCCTTTTTTTGTAAGGGAGGTCTGCAGTTCGTTGGCATACACATCATGACAGGATAGTCTCCTACTGCATGGCATGAATTGATGGGAGGGTTAATCATGAAATTTTACACGTTCAAGCTGCCAAGATTTTTGGGAGGTTTTGTTAAAGCGATTTTGAACACTTTTCAGAAGAGCTGAGCGAGGCAGAACAGAAAACATGAAAAAAAGCACCTTACGAATGTAAAGGGTGCTTTTTGCTTCATATGAGATATCGCTAGGTCTAGGATAATCCAAGACTAAACGCGTTCAACTTTACCGGCTTTCAAAGCACGGGTGCTGACGTACACGCGTTTCGGTTTGCCGTTCACTAGGATACGGACCTTCTGAACGTTAACTCCCCAAGAGCGACGGTTGCGGTTGTTTGCGTGAGACACGTGGTTGCCGCTGCCCGGTTTCTTGCCTGTTACTGTACATTTGCGGGACATAGATTACACCTCCTTGTTACTTACACCTGCGTAAAACAATACTTAAATATAATATCACAGCAAAATTTGCTACGTCAACCGATTCAAAAACATTTATTTCTTTAGACTCTTATAGTACAATATAAATTAGTGCATTATGTCCAGTTAATCATAGAATTGATTAGGCATGAAGTTAGGAAGGGGAATTCTCATTGAGTAAGCGTTCTATAAACGGGACAGATTTTACCGCAATGGTACTCGCCGGTGCGGAAAAGCTGCAGCAGCATGCGGAGCATGTCAATTCTTTAAATGTTTTTCCGGTTCCGGATGGAGACACGGGAACAAACATGAATTTGACGATGACCGCTGGCGCGAATGAATTGAAGAAAAATAATACTGCCTCTGTAGGCCAATGTGCAGGAGTACTCTCCAAAGGACTCTTGATGGGCGCGCGGGGGAACTCCGGCGTTATTTTGTCGCAGTTATTCAGAGGTCTTGGACGTTATGCAGCCCAATATGAAGAATTGAACACGCAGCAGTTCGCTGCAGCACTGCAGACTGGCGTTGATACAGCCTACAAAGCAGTGGTTAAACCGGTTGAAGGCACGATTCTTACCGTCGCCAAGGAAGCTGCGAGACATGCAGTGTATTATGCGCGCCGTACAACGGATGTTACTGAGCTGATGACCGAGGTTTTGGCCAAAGCCAAGGAAGCGCTAGCCAATACACCTGAACTTCTGCCTGTGCTCAAGCAGGTCGGTGTTGTGGATTCCGGCGGGCAGGGTCTGGTCTACATCTATGAAGGTTTCCACCAGTATCTGACCAGCGGATCAGCCGCTGTACAGACACCTGTACAAGGACAAGCCTCAGTTCCTGCACCAATTCCTGCAGCAGTACTGACTAAACCTGAGAACGTATTGTCCTCCGTACAGTCTTCCGCCCAATCCCAGCTTTCTACGGAAGACATCGAATTTTTATATGATATGGAATTTTTCATCAACCGCCAGCTTGGCGCATCTGTGAAATCAGATTTTGATGAGGAAGTTTTTCGGAAAGCGTTGTCAGTTAACGGTGACTCCATCATCGTAATTTCGGATGATGAGACCATCAAGGTGCATGTGCACTCGAAGACTCCCGGCGAGGTGCTTAACCTGGCGCTGCTGCATGGTGAGATCACACAGATTCACATTCTTAATATGCGTGAGCAGCACCGCGATCTGTTGACAGCCGGAATGGATATTGCTCCAATGCCGGATGTATTCGCCGATATTCCGGAAGAGAAGGCCAGCATACAGTCGCCGGCAGTTCCTCCTGCGGATGATCTGGCGCCATACGGCTTCATCGCAGTCTCTTCGGGAGATGGAATCTCTGATATCTTCCGCAGCCTTGGCGTGGATGCCATCCTGGCCGGCGGCCAGACGATGAACCCGAGCACGGAGGATTTCGTTAATGCGATTTCTTCTATTTCAGCGAAGCATATCTACATTTTGCCGAATAACTCCAATATAGTACTGGCTGCGCAGCAGGCCAAGGAGCTGCTGGAAGGCGAACGTGACATCACGGTTATCCCTAGCAAGAGTATTCCCCAGGGAATCTCGGCCGCCTTTGCTTTCCAGGAAGAGGAAGCGGTAGATGCCAACACGAGCAATATGCTGGAGGCAATCGCACAGGTCAAATCGGGACAGGTTACCAATGCCGTGCGGGATACAGTCATTGAAGAGCTGGAGATCAAAGCCGGGCAGTATATCGGAATCTCGAACTCCAAGATCGTTGCTGCCGCCGATGAACTGCTTGCTGTAAGCAAGCAGCTGCTGGCTAGCATGCTGGTGAACGGTGACGAGATTGTAACGGTGCTGACAGGTGCAGATACCGAAGCAGACGTTACAGATTCCCTCAGCACATGGCTGGAAGAAACGTATCCGCAGGTTGAAGTAGAAGTTCATGATGGAGGCCAGCCGCTGTATTACTATCTTTTCTCAGTGGAGCCATAGACATCTTAGACCTAAGCAAGCAGAGTGGATCAGCTAATCATAGTATGGGGAGGAAATCCATGAATCGTACCGTAATCGTTACCGACAGCACTTCCGATATCCCGCCTGCCTTGGCGGATCAGTACGGCATTGAAGTCGTTCCGCTGACACTGATGTTCGGCGAAGAGGCTTTCCGGGATAATCTGGATATGACTCCGGAGCAGTTCTATGAGCGTCTTCCCCGCTCGCCGCAGTTGCCGACCACCTCACAGCCGTCGCCGGTCGAATATATGAACGTGTACCGCAGCATTCAGGAACGTTATCCGGGCAGTCCGATCCTGTCCTTCCATATCTCCTCCGGACTTAGCGGAACCTATCAATCTGCTGTCCTGGCCAAATCCATGCTGGAAGAGGAAGGGGAGTCGGTCACCGTGGTTGACTCCCTGTCCGCTTCCTACGGATTCGGGTTCATGGTAGTGGAAGCCGCTAGATTGGCCGGGCAGGGTAAGGCGCCGGAGGAAATTCTGGAGCAGGTAGAGAGTCTGCGCAAGTCGCGCAAGCTGTACTTCCTGGTGGATACGCTGGAATATCTCCAGAAGGGCGGCAGAATCGGCAAAGCGTCCGCCATCCTGGGTACGCTGCTCAATATCAAGCCGATCCTGTCGATCGATGCAGAAGGAATCATCTATGCGGTAGAGAAGGTTAGAGGCCGCAAGAAGGCAGTTGCCCGCATGATCGAGCTGTTCAAGGCGGATCTGCCGGGTGTGAACAAAATCAATGTGGCCGTGGGTCATACGGCTGAACCGGCTTCCGGCGAAGAATTCCTGAGGGAATTGTCCGGGCATTTCACCTTGGAAGAGAAGGTACTGACCAACATTGGACCTGTCGTAGGCAGCCATGTCGGCAACGGGACCTTAGCCGTATTCATCTGGCCCGCCTAGTATAGGGGATGAACATGGTGCTGGCTTTGGAATCCATTGAAGTGAAACAAATAACTGGCGTGAGCGCTCAAAAGCAAGGTGAGCTTCACGCCTTTGGCGTCTTTACAGTGAAGGATTTGCTGGAATACTACCCGTTCCGTTATGAGGATTTCCGGCCTAAGTCTCTTAGTGAAGTTAAGCATGGGGATAAAGCAACCCTGGTAGCTAAGGTGATCGGCATTCCGGTGCTGCAGCGCTTCGGGGGCAAATCACGTATGAGCTGCAAGATGGTGGCCGAGCCGTGGATGTTCACGGCAACATGGTTCAATCAGCATTATGCACGTGAGCAGCTGACAGTGGGCCGCGAAGTAGTATTAACCGGGAAATGGGACCAGAAACGCAATCAGATTACCGTAACCAATTATGAATTTCCGGACCGGGGAGAAGGCAAGACAGGAACCTTGCAGCCGGTGTACTCTGTAGGCGGCAAGATCACTCAGTCATGGATCCGCAAAGTCATAGGCCAGGCCCTGCAGCAGTATGGAGAGCTGATTCCGGAAATACTGCCGCACAGTATTATGCGCAAATATGATTTCATGTCGCGTAAAAAGGCGATTGCCACTATCCATCAGCCGGAGGATACACGCGAAGGTCAGCAGGGAAGGCGCAGGATGGTCTATGAAGAGCTATTCTTGTTCCAGCTCAAGGTACAGGCCTTCCGTGTACTAAACCGCGGCAGAATGGACGGTGTGGTCCATACAGTGGATAACGCTACAGTTCGCCAGTTTGTGCGGAGCCTGCCGTTTGAACTGACGGACGCCCAGAAGCATGTAGAGCTGGAGATTCTGCATGACATGCGCTCAGGGCATTGTATGAACCGGCTACTGCAAGGCGATGTAGGCTCCGGCAAAACCGTGCTGGCGGCAATCGCACTGTATGCCACTGTAAGGTCAGGGTTCCAGGGGGCACTGATGGTGCCGACTGAAATCCTGGCAGAGCAGCATATGCGCTCGCTTACGAGGATGTTTGAGCCGTTTGGTATAACCGTCGGTCTGCTGACCGGGAGTGTGACCGGACGCAAACGTAAGGATCTGCTGGCTTCCCTGCAGCTGGGAATGCTGGATGTGGTCGTCGGAACCCATGCGTTAATACAGGATGATGTCTTCTTCCGCAGTCTGGGGCTTGTAGTCACGGATGAGCAGCACCGCTTCGGGGTGAACCAGCGCAGCGTCCTGCGGCGCAAGGGCTATAATCCGGATGTGCTGACGATGACGGCAACCCCGATTCCGCGTACGCTGGCGATCACTGTTTTTGGCGACATGGATGTGTCTACACTGTCGGAACGGCCGAAGGGACGCGTACCGATTACGACCTACTGGGTGAAGCCCGATCTGATGGAGCGGGTGCTGAATCTGATCAGCCGCGAGATAGACCAGGGCCGGCAGGCCTATCTGATTTGTCCGCTCATTGAGGAGTCGGAGAAGCTCGATGTGCAGAATGCGATTGATCTGCATGTTCAGATGTCTCAGGCTTTCCCGGGATACAAGGTAGGGCTGCTTCACGGGCGGATGACACCTGCGGAGAAGGATGAAGTAATGCGTGCCTTCTATAGCAACGAAGTGCAGCTGCTGGTCTCTACGACGGTCGTAGAGGTGGGGGTGGACGTGCCGAATGCCACGCTGATGATCATCATGGATGCCGACCGCTTCGGCCTGTCCCAGCTGCATCAGCTGCGCGGACGGGTTGGCAGAGGGGAGCATACTTCCTACTGCGTGCTGATGGCAGATCCCAAATCTGAGATTGGCAGAGAGCGGATGACGGCCATGACGGATACGGACGACGGCTTCGAGGTGTCCCGGCGTGATCTGGAGCTGCGGGGACCGGGGGATTTCTTCGGGACGAAGCAGAGCGGGCTGCCGGAATTCAGGTTGGCGGATATGACAGCCGATTTCGAAACGCTGGAGCTGGCGCGCGATGA
This window contains:
- a CDS encoding Stp1/IreP family PP2C-type Ser/Thr phosphatase — translated: MIRTVQASDIGRVRTVNEDSVWIGATRHGYTLGIIADGMGGHLAGDTASRIALETVRNILDQLQPDLPEAELKEALSAAILEANHTVHKEAQSDEKYHNMGTTIVAALLKGSAGYIGHIGDSRAYLIQDGAAIQLTEDHTLVNELFKNGQISLEELGSHPRRNVLTRALGTDAVVSADLASVMLAPQELLLLCSDGLSNFVSPEHMAKVAGIHEISLEERADRLLQLALLAGGNDNISVAMLEHQGEAAVPETKEWDR
- the pknB gene encoding Stk1 family PASTA domain-containing Ser/Thr kinase: MIGHELGGRYQVIERIGGGGMALVYRAHDILLNRNVAIKVLRNQFVHDEEFIRRFRREAQSAASLSHPNVVSIYDVGQEDEVHYIVMEYIEGKNLNEIIKERAPLQVDESVRIASQICDALDHAHLNQIIHRDIKPHNILIGRNGRVKVTDFGIARAVTSTTITQTGSVVGSVHYFSPEHAKGVTTGEKSDLYSLGIVLYQMLTGVLPFLGESPISVALKHLQEEFEEPRLLNPLIPQSVENVILRSMRKNPEERYQSAKQMLQDLETCLLPERRSESKVLFDDEEDEDRTRVIPAIKPLQRGLGSRGGGGEERVRSMEDAPPPPPGKRKSGRAALWISLTLILLIAMGGVVWYVNSKLSVDEVAVPVVTGISFEQAKAALEEVGLFAEEPPVQAYNPNFAENIVWKQSKTDTMVKEGTHIILTVSTAKVLPKLKDVSNMSYDDAVKELIALGIAQDRISSPDERFSEEFDKGKVISSEPAANSEYDPETVTVKLIVSKGEESTNMPGLLGMTEKEARAAIEKAGLVLDEIKEEPSFTYEKGEVTKQWAYEEGDQVPPGEKITIYLSSGYPPEALEYTFNVPVAPAVDGQKSKIRIVFADARNNGENQEWGTRTIGKSQTLSVNMVLAPNKDGMVSVYRDGEFLETYPITYVDVKNNNVQTPEPPPVQTQAPEPTVTPTEAPVEPTIEPEILPPGTGEGNETGTGDQTGFVPGKDNNNKLLAASPGNGKGKGKNK
- the rsgA gene encoding ribosome small subunit-dependent GTPase A, translating into MPEGIIIKALSGYYYVKPLKDGLIATEEQAVQCRGRGILKKRGIAPLVGDRIIYMLTENGEGMVDELLPRDSELIRPQVANVKLAVLLFSVREPDMNLNLLDKFLVHIEHSGLDTLIVLTKQDLADDEGQATEAVKALYEQIGYEVMVTSSLNGSGADELRKRLGGIISVFSGQSGVGKSTLLNRLVPGLELETGEISMRLGRGRHTTRHVELMDIGNGGFVADTPGFSQLDFLELGVDELSECFREFASYAENCKFRGCSHLHEPGCKVIEALQAGEIADSRYEHYKLFYNEMKDKKRRY
- the rpe gene encoding ribulose-phosphate 3-epimerase is translated as MVIIAPSILSADFAALGAEVKEAEASGADWIHVDVMDGHFVPNITLGPAIVAAVKAHTSLPLDVHLMIENPERYIADFAAAGAAVITVHAEACVHLDRVVHQIKELGLMAGVAINPGTPAAAVREVLEDVDLVLVMTVNPGFGGQAFIPRTLHKITQLREWAGEMNHKGLRIEVDGGIAEATAPLVAQAGADVLVAGNAVFGRSDRAGAIRAIREAADGAVL
- the spoVM gene encoding stage V sporulation protein SpoVM — translated: MKFYTFKLPRFLGGFVKAILNTFQKS
- the rpmB gene encoding 50S ribosomal protein L28, producing the protein MSRKCTVTGKKPGSGNHVSHANNRNRRSWGVNVQKVRILVNGKPKRVYVSTRALKAGKVERV
- a CDS encoding DAK2 domain-containing protein, with the protein product MSKRSINGTDFTAMVLAGAEKLQQHAEHVNSLNVFPVPDGDTGTNMNLTMTAGANELKKNNTASVGQCAGVLSKGLLMGARGNSGVILSQLFRGLGRYAAQYEELNTQQFAAALQTGVDTAYKAVVKPVEGTILTVAKEAARHAVYYARRTTDVTELMTEVLAKAKEALANTPELLPVLKQVGVVDSGGQGLVYIYEGFHQYLTSGSAAVQTPVQGQASVPAPIPAAVLTKPENVLSSVQSSAQSQLSTEDIEFLYDMEFFINRQLGASVKSDFDEEVFRKALSVNGDSIIVISDDETIKVHVHSKTPGEVLNLALLHGEITQIHILNMREQHRDLLTAGMDIAPMPDVFADIPEEKASIQSPAVPPADDLAPYGFIAVSSGDGISDIFRSLGVDAILAGGQTMNPSTEDFVNAISSISAKHIYILPNNSNIVLAAQQAKELLEGERDITVIPSKSIPQGISAAFAFQEEEAVDANTSNMLEAIAQVKSGQVTNAVRDTVIEELEIKAGQYIGISNSKIVAAADELLAVSKQLLASMLVNGDEIVTVLTGADTEADVTDSLSTWLEETYPQVEVEVHDGGQPLYYYLFSVEP
- a CDS encoding DegV family protein codes for the protein MNRTVIVTDSTSDIPPALADQYGIEVVPLTLMFGEEAFRDNLDMTPEQFYERLPRSPQLPTTSQPSPVEYMNVYRSIQERYPGSPILSFHISSGLSGTYQSAVLAKSMLEEEGESVTVVDSLSASYGFGFMVVEAARLAGQGKAPEEILEQVESLRKSRKLYFLVDTLEYLQKGGRIGKASAILGTLLNIKPILSIDAEGIIYAVEKVRGRKKAVARMIELFKADLPGVNKINVAVGHTAEPASGEEFLRELSGHFTLEEKVLTNIGPVVGSHVGNGTLAVFIWPA
- the recG gene encoding ATP-dependent DNA helicase RecG codes for the protein MVLALESIEVKQITGVSAQKQGELHAFGVFTVKDLLEYYPFRYEDFRPKSLSEVKHGDKATLVAKVIGIPVLQRFGGKSRMSCKMVAEPWMFTATWFNQHYAREQLTVGREVVLTGKWDQKRNQITVTNYEFPDRGEGKTGTLQPVYSVGGKITQSWIRKVIGQALQQYGELIPEILPHSIMRKYDFMSRKKAIATIHQPEDTREGQQGRRRMVYEELFLFQLKVQAFRVLNRGRMDGVVHTVDNATVRQFVRSLPFELTDAQKHVELEILHDMRSGHCMNRLLQGDVGSGKTVLAAIALYATVRSGFQGALMVPTEILAEQHMRSLTRMFEPFGITVGLLTGSVTGRKRKDLLASLQLGMLDVVVGTHALIQDDVFFRSLGLVVTDEQHRFGVNQRSVLRRKGYNPDVLTMTATPIPRTLAITVFGDMDVSTLSERPKGRVPITTYWVKPDLMERVLNLISREIDQGRQAYLICPLIEESEKLDVQNAIDLHVQMSQAFPGYKVGLLHGRMTPAEKDEVMRAFYSNEVQLLVSTTVVEVGVDVPNATLMIIMDADRFGLSQLHQLRGRVGRGEHTSYCVLMADPKSEIGRERMTAMTDTDDGFEVSRRDLELRGPGDFFGTKQSGLPEFRLADMTADFETLELARDDAAELLRDAAFWTSADYAPLRGYLQQEQIFQGDLID